A window of the Planktothrix tepida PCC 9214 genome harbors these coding sequences:
- a CDS encoding pentapeptide repeat-containing protein, whose translation MTMDPNSSSSHSQEVQENPESLNGGVLQPHDSPHLPPPMEEIQLNSGESWEIETQNPILEDHPSSVSGSIVVLSAMALMILGLGIDNITLGYVSALATLVVSLRLIWSGWGKVWTTLIPASWRSLIIACFGILGSLIGLVIFSNANTANEVSNITINWDAIGALGDLGGALGQILIAILAVYVAWRQYIISRDLTIQQNRITQQQTIDAYFQGVSDLALGEQGLLEDWPQERVIAEGRTSAIIKSVDAEGKAKILRFLSQAKLITPLQRDRHLGRPMLDGNGNYAEDRDHGVRVIDLGAMLAGADLSQTDLRRTDLSDANLVKANLQGCDLVRANLARSILYEANLSYTNLRAIRLFYGSPETASPRSKTLIPNFNTGEHTGAVVENADFTGIENLSEENRYYCCAWCGSKSRKTIPGGCEGIPNKLDR comes from the coding sequence ATGACAATGGATCCCAATTCATCCTCGTCTCATTCCCAAGAAGTTCAGGAGAACCCTGAAAGCCTTAATGGTGGGGTACTTCAGCCACACGATTCCCCCCATCTACCCCCCCCCATGGAGGAAATACAACTGAATTCTGGGGAATCTTGGGAGATCGAGACCCAAAACCCAATTTTGGAGGATCATCCCAGTTCTGTATCGGGTTCAATCGTCGTGCTATCAGCGATGGCTTTGATGATTTTAGGGCTAGGAATCGATAATATTACCCTAGGATATGTCAGTGCTTTGGCAACATTGGTAGTTTCCCTGCGCTTGATCTGGTCAGGTTGGGGTAAAGTTTGGACAACTTTAATTCCAGCAAGCTGGCGTAGTTTAATTATTGCTTGTTTTGGGATTTTAGGCTCTTTAATTGGGTTAGTTATTTTTAGTAATGCTAACACCGCAAATGAAGTCAGTAATATTACGATTAATTGGGATGCAATTGGCGCTTTAGGGGATTTAGGAGGAGCATTAGGTCAAATTTTAATTGCGATTCTTGCCGTTTATGTAGCTTGGCGACAGTATATTATTTCCAGAGATTTAACGATTCAACAAAACCGAATTACTCAACAACAAACGATTGATGCTTATTTTCAGGGAGTCTCAGATTTAGCATTAGGAGAACAAGGATTATTAGAAGATTGGCCCCAAGAACGAGTAATTGCAGAAGGACGAACATCGGCGATTATTAAAAGTGTTGATGCGGAAGGAAAAGCCAAAATTCTGAGGTTTTTATCCCAAGCTAAATTAATTACTCCATTACAACGCGATCGCCATTTAGGACGTCCAATGTTAGATGGAAATGGCAATTATGCAGAAGATCGAGATCATGGGGTACGAGTGATTGATTTAGGGGCGATGTTAGCGGGTGCAGATTTATCTCAAACTGACCTCCGACGCACGGATCTCAGTGATGCGAATTTAGTCAAAGCTAATTTACAGGGATGTGATTTAGTTCGCGCTAATTTAGCCAGATCGATTCTCTATGAAGCCAATTTATCTTATACAAATTTGCGTGCTATCAGACTGTTTTATGGTTCGCCAGAAACAGCTTCTCCTCGCAGTAAAACCTTAATTCCTAATTTTAATACCGGAGAACATACAGGGGCTGTTGTGGAAAATGCTGACTTTACTGGGATTGAAAATCTATCAGAAGAAAATCGCTATTATTGCTGTGCATGGTGCGGTTCTAAATCTCGAAAAACCATCCCCGGAGGTTGCGAAGGAATTCCAAATAAATTAGATCGATAA